One Luteimonas sp. MC1825 DNA segment encodes these proteins:
- a CDS encoding 50S ribosomal protein L25/general stress protein Ctc has translation MTQHTISATGRKDEGKGASRRLRRAGSLPAIIYGGDAAPRSIQLQQEKTWVASQHDWFYSSILDLEVDGKVERVLLRDMQRHPFKQQIMHIDFQRVNENEAIRFNVPLHLINADTSVAGKTAGVVLTQELNEIEVSCLPGKLPEFIEVDLASMEVGDTVHLSDVTFPEGVTPAQKIDEGHNPAVAVARHVREEVEADVEPTAEVPAAKQELPGKEG, from the coding sequence ATGACACAGCACACGATTTCGGCAACCGGCCGCAAGGACGAGGGGAAGGGTGCGAGCCGCCGCCTGCGTCGCGCGGGCAGCCTGCCGGCCATCATCTACGGCGGCGATGCCGCCCCGCGGAGCATCCAGCTCCAGCAGGAAAAGACCTGGGTTGCCAGCCAGCACGACTGGTTCTACTCGTCGATCCTCGACCTCGAGGTCGACGGCAAGGTCGAGCGCGTGCTGTTGCGTGACATGCAGCGCCACCCGTTCAAGCAGCAGATCATGCACATCGACTTCCAGCGCGTGAACGAGAACGAGGCGATCCGCTTCAACGTGCCGCTGCACCTGATCAACGCCGACACCTCGGTGGCCGGCAAGACCGCGGGCGTGGTGCTGACCCAGGAACTCAACGAGATCGAAGTCAGCTGCCTGCCGGGCAAGCTCCCCGAGTTCATCGAGGTCGACCTGGCCAGCATGGAGGTCGGCGACACCGTGCACCTGTCGGACGTCACGTTCCCCGAGGGCGTCACGCCCGCGCAGAAGATCGACGAAGGCCATAACCCGGCCGTCGCCGTCGCACGCCACGTCCGCGAGGAAGTGGAAGCCGACGTCGAGCCGACCGCCGAGGTTCCCGCCGCCAAGCA
- a CDS encoding ribose-phosphate diphosphokinase, whose amino-acid sequence MKKEDGNLLIFSGNANRPLAQAVCRELGVRPGKALVSTFSDGEVQVEIEENVRRQDVFVVQSTCAPTAEHFMELMALIDALKRASTASITAVVPYFGYARQDRRMRSSRVPITAKLAAKMFTVAGADGLLTIDLHADQIQGFFDIPVDNVYASPLLLADIWRAHGTDNMVVVSPDVGGVVRARALAKRLDDADLAIIDKRRPKANVATVMNIIGDVQGKTCVLVDDIVDTAGTLCAAAAALKAQGATKVVAYCTHPVLSGAAIDNLNRSQLDELVVTDTIPLSDAARGCGRIRQLSVAELLAETIRRIAFGESVSSLYVD is encoded by the coding sequence GTGAAAAAGGAAGATGGCAACCTGCTGATCTTCTCAGGCAATGCCAACCGCCCGCTCGCCCAGGCCGTGTGCCGCGAGCTCGGGGTGCGTCCGGGCAAGGCCCTGGTGTCGACCTTCTCGGATGGCGAGGTGCAGGTCGAGATCGAGGAAAACGTGCGCCGCCAGGACGTGTTCGTGGTGCAGTCCACCTGCGCCCCGACCGCCGAGCACTTCATGGAGCTGATGGCGCTGATCGACGCGCTCAAGCGCGCATCCACCGCCAGCATCACCGCCGTGGTGCCGTACTTCGGCTACGCGCGCCAGGACCGCCGCATGCGCTCCTCGCGGGTGCCGATCACCGCCAAGCTCGCCGCCAAGATGTTCACCGTGGCGGGTGCCGACGGCCTGCTCACGATCGACCTGCACGCCGACCAGATCCAGGGCTTCTTCGACATCCCGGTCGACAACGTCTATGCCTCGCCGCTGCTGCTGGCCGACATCTGGCGCGCGCACGGCACCGACAACATGGTGGTGGTCAGCCCCGACGTCGGCGGCGTGGTGCGTGCCCGCGCGCTGGCCAAGCGCCTCGATGACGCGGATCTCGCGATCATCGACAAGCGCCGTCCGAAGGCCAACGTCGCCACGGTGATGAACATCATCGGCGACGTGCAGGGCAAGACCTGCGTGCTGGTGGACGACATCGTCGACACCGCGGGCACCCTGTGCGCCGCCGCCGCCGCGCTGAAGGCGCAGGGCGCCACCAAGGTGGTCGCGTACTGCACGCATCCGGTGCTCTCGGGGGCGGCGATCGACAACCTGAACCGGTCCCAGCTCGACGAGCTGGTGGTCACTGATACCATTCCGCTTTCCGATGCCGCCCGCGGCTGTGGGCGCATCCGCCAGCTCAGCGTGGCCGAGCTGCTGGCCGAGACCATCCGCCGCATCGCCTTCGGCGAGTCGGTGAGTTCCCTCTACGTGGACTGA
- the ispE gene encoding 4-(cytidine 5'-diphospho)-2-C-methyl-D-erythritol kinase has translation MTAAYGWSAWPAPAKLNLFLRITGRRTDGYHELQTVFRLLDWGDTVHLRPRADGRIVRCGMDLAAVPESADLSLRAAELLQKSAKCELGADIRVEKHIPAGGGFGGGSSDAATVLVALDRLWGLGLGRDALAALGVGMGADVPVFVHGANAWAEGVGERLVPLALPPAWYLLVDPGVHVATAALFQAPELTRDARAATMADFASSVPLGNAFEPVLRRLEPAVEAAFQALSRVGTPRLTGTGSGCFVEFAERALAEAALAGLPPCLKAWVVPGAARSPLLDALAAWPLQGRRQEAQGTRF, from the coding sequence GTGACCGCCGCGTACGGCTGGTCGGCGTGGCCGGCGCCGGCCAAGCTGAACCTGTTCCTGCGCATCACCGGGCGCCGCACCGACGGTTACCACGAGTTGCAGACCGTGTTCCGCCTGCTGGACTGGGGCGACACCGTCCACCTGCGGCCCCGCGCCGACGGCCGGATCGTCCGCTGCGGAATGGATCTGGCTGCGGTCCCCGAATCCGCGGACCTCAGCCTGCGCGCCGCAGAACTTCTGCAAAAGTCGGCGAAATGCGAGCTTGGAGCAGATATCCGCGTCGAAAAACACATTCCGGCTGGCGGTGGCTTCGGCGGCGGGTCATCCGACGCGGCGACCGTGCTGGTCGCCCTGGACCGGCTCTGGGGGCTTGGCCTCGGCCGCGACGCGCTGGCGGCACTCGGGGTTGGCATGGGTGCCGACGTGCCCGTGTTCGTGCACGGCGCGAACGCCTGGGCGGAAGGCGTCGGCGAACGCCTCGTGCCGCTGGCGCTGCCGCCGGCCTGGTACCTGCTGGTCGACCCCGGCGTGCACGTGGCCACCGCCGCGCTGTTCCAGGCCCCTGAATTGACGAGGGATGCCCGCGCCGCGACAATGGCCGACTTCGCTTCAAGTGTTCCGCTCGGCAATGCGTTCGAGCCGGTGCTGCGTCGCCTCGAACCGGCCGTTGAAGCCGCGTTCCAGGCGCTTTCGCGCGTCGGCACGCCACGGCTTACCGGGACGGGCAGCGGCTGTTTCGTCGAGTTCGCCGAGCGCGCACTCGCCGAGGCTGCGCTCGCCGGATTGCCGCCATGCCTCAAGGCCTGGGTGGTTCCCGGCGCCGCGCGGTCGCCGCTGCTGGATGCACTTGCGGCGTGGCCTCTGCAGGGGCGTCGCCAAGAGGCCCAAGGCACCAGGTTTTGA
- the lolB gene encoding lipoprotein insertase outer membrane protein LolB — protein sequence MSPARVLLVLAAMALLGACATRGPASAPLPVLAPAAVAAAMDGQVAREARLAGTPAWTLSGRAAITRDGKGGNGRIDWQQDGAGYRVELSAPVTRQGWRLSSSGSGARLEGLDGGPREGPDGSQLLYEATGLEVPMAALGAWLRGARADEARHGPATLAFGADLLPARLQQDGWVIEFRAWHEGDTITPPLPRRIEARRGGADVRLVIDQWGGIAP from the coding sequence ATGAGTCCGGCGAGGGTGCTGCTGGTGCTGGCCGCCATGGCCTTGCTGGGCGCGTGCGCGACGCGCGGGCCGGCGTCCGCGCCCCTCCCGGTGCTGGCCCCGGCTGCCGTTGCGGCGGCCATGGACGGGCAGGTGGCCCGCGAGGCGCGACTGGCCGGCACTCCGGCCTGGACCCTGAGCGGCCGCGCCGCCATCACCCGCGATGGCAAGGGAGGCAACGGCCGCATCGACTGGCAGCAGGATGGTGCCGGTTACCGCGTCGAGCTGTCTGCCCCGGTCACCCGCCAAGGCTGGCGGCTGTCATCCAGCGGGTCCGGCGCGCGCCTGGAGGGGCTGGACGGCGGCCCGCGCGAGGGGCCGGATGGCAGCCAGCTGCTGTACGAAGCCACCGGGCTCGAGGTGCCGATGGCCGCCCTTGGTGCCTGGCTGCGCGGTGCCCGCGCCGACGAGGCCCGCCACGGGCCGGCCACGCTCGCCTTCGGTGCCGACCTGCTTCCCGCGCGGCTGCAGCAGGACGGCTGGGTCATCGAATTCCGCGCCTGGCACGAGGGCGACACCATCACGCCGCCGCTGCCGCGGCGCATCGAGGCGCGCCGCGGTGGTGCCGACGTGCGGCTGGTCATCGACCAGTGGGGCGGGATCGCACCGTGA
- a CDS encoding tetratricopeptide repeat protein, which yields MAAQARDTTARDPLEAVLAAEFAVSAGRLDEGTAWYLEAARALPDDAELAARATRYALMGRDNAALADALGLWRQRAPESAGMKGAAATLALRTGKSRAARRELESLLREDGREGLLTAMSVLGTGSSDQALSAEVLGELFDRGAIPRESLALAGAGELALGLGDQALFERIDGVARVAFPDDPLTALVRSRHLHQTGRSVEAKAVLDEIAAQPGVTAHPRMRENIALAYAEVGAPADGARLLESGPPELRWLALRASLLAQAEDKDGLGRLYDVLKADAEAPNPPRRLLLGQLAEYLELPAEALDWYRSVPGGEQRWLAQLRIPKVLHDLGKADEAYAELSRLQQDGVADADYRRDAYVMEAELRREDGGGDAELDAYARGLAAFVDDAALLYARALMWERRDDIARAEADLRRILLADPDSTAALNALGYTLADRTARYDEALELIERARVAEPGNAAIIDSYGWVLYRLGRNEEAVVELRRAYVLEKDAEIAAHLGEVLWVLGRRDEARRYLEEARAIDPDNRALKRALEKTAS from the coding sequence ATGGCCGCGCAGGCGCGCGACACCACGGCGCGCGATCCGCTCGAGGCGGTGCTGGCGGCGGAATTCGCCGTTTCGGCCGGGCGCCTGGATGAAGGCACGGCCTGGTACCTGGAGGCGGCTCGCGCGCTGCCCGACGATGCCGAACTCGCCGCGCGCGCCACCCGCTACGCGTTGATGGGGCGCGACAACGCCGCGCTGGCCGATGCGCTGGGCCTGTGGCGCCAGCGCGCCCCGGAATCGGCGGGCATGAAGGGCGCCGCCGCCACCCTGGCGTTGCGCACCGGCAAGAGCCGGGCCGCCCGCCGCGAGCTCGAGTCGCTGCTGCGCGAGGATGGCCGCGAAGGCCTGCTCACCGCGATGTCGGTGCTGGGCACCGGCAGCAGTGACCAGGCCCTGTCGGCCGAGGTGCTCGGCGAGCTGTTCGATCGCGGCGCGATCCCGCGTGAGTCGCTGGCCCTCGCCGGTGCCGGCGAACTGGCGCTCGGGCTGGGCGACCAGGCCCTGTTCGAGCGCATCGACGGTGTCGCGCGCGTCGCGTTCCCCGACGACCCGCTCACCGCCCTGGTCCGCAGCCGCCACCTGCACCAGACCGGCCGCAGCGTGGAGGCGAAGGCGGTGCTCGACGAGATCGCGGCGCAGCCCGGTGTCACCGCGCACCCGCGCATGCGCGAGAACATCGCCCTGGCCTATGCCGAAGTGGGTGCGCCCGCCGACGGTGCGCGGTTGCTGGAAAGCGGGCCACCGGAACTGCGCTGGCTCGCGCTGCGTGCGTCCCTGCTGGCGCAGGCCGAGGACAAGGACGGGCTGGGCCGGCTGTATGACGTCCTCAAGGCCGACGCCGAGGCCCCGAACCCGCCGCGACGCCTGCTGCTTGGCCAACTGGCCGAATACCTGGAGCTTCCGGCCGAGGCGCTCGACTGGTACCGCAGCGTGCCCGGCGGCGAGCAGCGCTGGCTGGCGCAGTTGCGGATCCCGAAGGTGCTCCACGACCTGGGCAAGGCCGACGAGGCCTACGCCGAGCTCTCGCGCCTGCAGCAGGATGGCGTCGCCGATGCCGACTACCGCCGCGATGCCTACGTGATGGAGGCCGAGCTGCGCCGCGAGGATGGCGGCGGGGATGCCGAACTCGACGCCTATGCCCGGGGGCTGGCGGCATTCGTCGACGATGCCGCGCTGCTCTACGCGCGCGCGCTGATGTGGGAGCGGCGCGACGATATCGCCCGCGCCGAGGCCGACCTGCGCCGCATCCTGCTGGCCGATCCGGACAGCACGGCCGCGCTCAACGCCCTGGGCTACACGCTTGCCGACCGCACCGCGCGCTACGACGAGGCGCTGGAGCTGATCGAGCGCGCGCGCGTCGCCGAGCCGGGCAATGCCGCCATCATCGACAGCTACGGCTGGGTGCTCTACCGGCTTGGCCGCAACGAGGAGGCGGTGGTCGAGCTGCGCCGCGCCTACGTGCTGGAAAAGGACGCCGAGATCGCCGCGCACCTCGGCGAAGTGCTGTGGGTCCTGGGCCGCCGTGACGAGGCGCGCCGCTACCTGGAGGAGGCGCGCGCCATCGATCCGGACAACCGCGCCCTCAAGCGGGCGCTGGAGAAGACCGCGTCATGA